Proteins co-encoded in one Halorussus lipolyticus genomic window:
- the gatC gene encoding Asp-tRNA(Asn)/Glu-tRNA(Gln) amidotransferase subunit GatC: MSDTSPGPEEVRHVADLARVGLDDDEVERFTDQFADILDYFETLEEVPEVERESDLVNVMREDEVRDSLSQEDALSNAPETEDGYFKGPNVS, from the coding sequence ATGAGCGACACGTCTCCCGGTCCCGAGGAGGTCCGTCACGTCGCCGACCTCGCGCGGGTCGGCCTCGACGACGACGAGGTCGAGCGATTCACCGACCAGTTCGCGGACATCCTCGACTACTTCGAGACCCTCGAAGAGGTGCCCGAGGTCGAGCGCGAGTCCGACCTCGTGAACGTGATGCGCGAGGACGAAGTGCGCGACTCTCTCAGCCAAGAGGACGCGCTCTCGAACGCACCGGAGACCGAGGACGGCTACTTCAAGGGACCGAACGTCTCGTAA